Part of the Sinorhizobium terangae genome is shown below.
CTGTCCGTCAGGAAGAAGCCGTTCTGGTCGATGAGGATCGTCTCACCCGTTTCGCCGAGTCCGGTCGTGTTGCCGACGATTTGGCCGATCATTGCGTCGGGCATTTCGAGCACGAGCGTACCGATCTTGCCGTCGAGCGACGCGATCGGAATGGCAATGAAGGCCGACGGTCTTTCGCCAAGCGGGCCGTAGCTCTCGTAGGAGGCGAAGGCAAGGCTGTTCTTGTCGGTACCTTCGGCGGTCGCCTCAAAGATGCGGCCAAGGCCAGTGCCCTTCCACGGTGCCCGCAACAGATTGACGGCGAAATCGCCTTTCTTGTTCAACGTGTAGACGACGTCGCCATTGAGATTGACGAGCAGAACATCCTTGTAACCGTGCGCCTCGGCAAACCGCCGGAAGAACGGATGGTAGCGGCCGTGCAGGTCGTCATACTTGTCCTTTCCGGCAGAGCTGAGCAGTGCCCGCTTGTCCTCGGCATTGGGGTTCTCCGTCGCGTAGCGCCGCGCAAGTTCGCCTGCGGCATCGCTGCCGATCCCGGCCATCGCACTGCTGAGGTCGCTCAATGCCTTCGCGACCGTTTTTTGCTCCTGCAGATTGCGCAGGTCATTTTCGATCGTCGTCAGGTAATGGCGCAATTCGTTGCGTCGGGCATCCGCCAGGGCTTCGAGTTTCTCGACCACCGCTTGAGAGGACATTCTGCCGCTGACGGTGAGGCTGGCAAGGCTGGTAGCGGCGATGGAAAGAACGGCCAGACCCGCCGCTGCGAGCGGGAGCTTCACGGATAAACGCATGACAACACCGAAATTTTGGAAAAAAATCAAATGCCGAGAGGCAGGTCATGGCGCATCATGCGCCTGGCGGGGTTTCCGCCCGCGGAGTTATACGGATTTGTTTTAAGGTTTGATGACGGGCGTCGTTCATGACGCAAATAGCAATAGCGGCGCACCCTTTTCACATCTTCAAAGGTGCGCCGCGCGGCACGTGCGAAGGACGAAACGGCGCTGAAAGGGATGCCAATGGTATGACTTATTGGGGTACCTCAATATTTTCTTGAATTTGCCCCAGAATGCCCCATGATGCCATTGATGAATGCATTGAGGTACACACCTTGGGAGGGGTTCGTGCGTCAAGCCTATTCGCCGGATGATGTCGATATCATGCGCGGCGCACTGGATGTCTGGTGCGCTCTGCACAACGTCGGAAGGGATGGTGTGGAAGCCAATGAGGCCGCCCGCCGCATCCTGGATCTGATGGGCAGGAAGAAATTCACCTGCGACCAGCTTCTGGCACAGCTCGCCGATTTCAGGCCGGCCCCTCGTCATCGGGTTTCCTGATCAGGCCGGAAACGGTGTCCCTCAGTTTCAACAGTGGCAAATATTCGTTCGCCAGATGAATATCGAGGTGCGCCAGCGGTTCGCCGTTCAGCTCCGCGGCCTGCCCGGTTTCCTTGTCGATCACCGTCCAGGAGCCGTCCGATTCCTCTTTCAGGTCGTATCTCTGCGCTTCCATAAGCAGAAGCTTAAGCGACGCGCGGAGCGTTTGATAGCGATTTCTGCTGTTGGACGATCACATGCCTGGGTAGGACGTGGCTGGTTGGACCATGTGGTCGGCTGCCGAGCCCGCTGCCTGTTACTCGTCTGGAGAAGCAGTCCGCCTGACATCTTCGGCAGGACTGTGTTGCCTACTGCAAAATCCTGTTTGTCATCAGCCATTTCGCCGAGCGGGCCAAGCGTGGTTCGCGCCCATGCGAAGATTGGTACACCCCGTCGAAACCGGCTTCCCGGTTTCAGCGTCAAGGATGCGAATGAACATCGTGTGCTCTGTTCGGTTCACGCGCGTTACGACTCCCAGCAAGGCAAGGGACGCCCCGTGCGCTTTGGCAATAGAAGCCTCACAGCCCCCACAGTTTCGCAGTCCGTGCGGTGCAGCCGCCTGTTCATCCCCCGCCGGCACATCGATTACCGAAAAACGCCCGGACTTTGAGAGCATATCCCTCGCGACCTGCGCCGACTCGGACAGATACCGCCTGTCGTAGTCATCGGCCGAGATTATTCCTGCCCCAGCACTCTTGTCCTCCAATTCGAAAGGAAAGACCTCGATTGACACCGGCTTTGTCTGCTGAGCCTGCGCAAATGGGCAGGTGCCGGCAAGCAGCGCTGCGAGGACAGTCAAGGTGCGAATGCGCATGGGGAAGCCCTCCCGTGAAAGGGGCCGCCATTGTACACGGCCCGACCACGCAAATCACGATTGCCGCAGAAGAGCTTCGACGCTTTGGCCACC
Proteins encoded:
- a CDS encoding DUF2380 domain-containing protein, with product MRIRTLTVLAALLAGTCPFAQAQQTKPVSIEVFPFELEDKSAGAGIISADDYDRRYLSESAQVARDMLSKSGRFSVIDVPAGDEQAAAPHGLRNCGGCEASIAKAHGASLALLGVVTRVNRTEHTMFIRILDAETGKPVSTGCTNLRMGANHAWPARRNG